One genomic window of [Clostridium] scindens ATCC 35704 includes the following:
- a CDS encoding response regulator transcription factor yields MVYKVLIADDEPIVRKAMQTLIEWEKLECDLIGFAANGQEVMEMLGRAIPDILILDVQMPGVSGIELAKYVWEKKLSCKVILLTAYADFSYAQSAVKYDVIDYVIKTGAFDDLVVAIEKAKDKIKLTEFERNVESKKVLKENFFKSVFDGSLYLQEDIRKKADKADISLVEGYLVIVCHFRAREDKERSYTYSSLQNFFHMVFDEKLVYSLAVDKDVMAIILDHISMDFYEDIHKKCEEVIEIMDNFMKMYVYMGISNLGNDIFELKQRYEEAESAEGESFFNDKSKINYFQERKKDTKELLEHIEKGVESLQYWMKKGNSEEAMKEFDNIIKYQMESGGSVATILEVGICIYASSKKMLSDMEKTLYDITLQKESFSKSIYRCRHISEYYSIMRTVIESTAEYIKIAASRRNILIYECEKYIDENYERGITVSEISRYIGVSMSYLSRIFKDETGNTIINYINEKKIQKAKEYLGGTDMKIYEIAEKLGFENTTYFSYFFKKYTGISPKEYKTPEDSN; encoded by the coding sequence ATGGTATATAAGGTATTGATAGCAGATGATGAGCCAATTGTCCGTAAGGCAATGCAAACGCTGATAGAATGGGAAAAGTTGGAATGCGACCTTATTGGATTTGCAGCAAATGGGCAAGAAGTTATGGAAATGCTGGGACGAGCAATACCAGACATTCTGATTTTGGATGTTCAAATGCCAGGAGTAAGTGGTATTGAATTAGCAAAATATGTCTGGGAAAAAAAACTTTCTTGTAAAGTAATCTTACTTACTGCTTATGCAGATTTTTCTTATGCTCAGTCAGCTGTAAAATATGATGTAATTGATTATGTTATTAAAACGGGAGCCTTTGACGATCTGGTCGTAGCTATAGAAAAAGCAAAAGATAAGATTAAATTAACGGAATTCGAACGAAATGTCGAGAGCAAAAAAGTACTGAAAGAAAACTTTTTCAAATCTGTTTTTGACGGTTCGCTTTATTTGCAGGAAGATATCAGAAAAAAAGCTGATAAAGCAGATATCAGCCTTGTAGAGGGCTATCTGGTTATAGTTTGTCATTTTCGTGCAAGAGAAGACAAAGAAAGAAGTTATACATATAGTAGTCTGCAAAACTTTTTTCACATGGTGTTTGATGAAAAGTTGGTATATAGTCTGGCAGTAGATAAAGACGTAATGGCAATTATTCTTGATCATATTTCAATGGATTTTTATGAAGATATACATAAGAAATGTGAGGAAGTTATTGAGATCATGGATAACTTTATGAAAATGTATGTCTATATGGGAATCAGTAATCTGGGAAATGATATATTCGAACTGAAACAAAGGTATGAAGAAGCAGAATCTGCTGAAGGCGAAAGTTTCTTTAATGATAAGAGTAAGATTAATTATTTTCAAGAGCGTAAAAAAGATACCAAAGAACTTTTAGAACATATTGAAAAAGGTGTGGAAAGTCTTCAATATTGGATGAAAAAAGGAAATTCTGAGGAGGCAATGAAAGAATTTGACAATATTATTAAATATCAGATGGAAAGTGGGGGATCTGTAGCAACGATTCTAGAAGTTGGTATTTGTATTTATGCGTCGAGTAAAAAAATGCTATCAGATATGGAAAAAACTTTGTATGATATTACATTGCAGAAAGAGAGTTTTTCAAAAAGTATTTACCGTTGTAGGCATATCAGTGAATATTATAGTATTATGAGAACCGTGATTGAAAGTACTGCAGAATACATCAAAATAGCGGCAAGCAGAAGGAATATTCTTATTTATGAGTGTGAAAAATATATTGATGAGAATTATGAAAGAGGCATTACAGTATCGGAAATTTCAAGGTATATTGGAGTAAGTATGAGTTATCTTAGCCGAATTTTTAAGGATGAGACAGGTAACACGATTATTAATTATATTAATGAGAAAAAGATACAGAAGGCAAAAGAGTATCTGGGAGGAACGGATATGAAAATATATGAAATAGCCGAAAAATTAGGATTTGAGAATACAACATATTTTTCATATTTCTTTAAAAAATATACAGGAATATCACCAAAGGAATATAAAACCCCTGAAGATTCAAATTAA